A single window of Helicobacter pylori NCTC 11637 = CCUG 17874 = ATCC 43504 = JCM 12093 DNA harbors:
- a CDS encoding glycosyltransferase family 4 protein codes for MLWVLYFLTSLFICSLIVLWSKKSMLFVDNANKIQGFHHARTPRAGGLGIFLSFALACYFEPFEMPFKGFFVFLGLLLVFLSGFLEDINLSLSPKIRLILQAVGVVCIISSTPLVVSDFSPLFSLPYFIAFLFAIFMLVGISNAINIIDGFNGLASGICAIALLVIHYIEPSSLACLLAYMVLGFMVLNFPLGKIFLGDGGAYFLGLVCGISLLHLSLEQKISVFFGLNLMLYPVIEVLFSILRRKIKRQKATMPDNLHLHTLLFQFLQQRSLNYPNPLCALILILCNLPFILISVFFRLDAHALIVISLVFIACYLIGYAYLNRQVCALEKRAF; via the coding sequence GTGTTGTGGGTGCTATATTTTCTAACCAGTCTCTTTATTTGCTCTTTGATTGTTCTGTGGTCTAAAAAATCCATGCTTTTTGTGGATAACGCTAATAAAATCCAAGGCTTTCATCATGCAAGAACCCCACGAGCCGGGGGGCTTGGGATCTTTCTTTCTTTTGCGTTGGCTTGTTATTTTGAACCTTTTGAAATGCCTTTTAAGGGGTTTTTTGTTTTTTTGGGGCTGTTGTTAGTTTTTTTGAGCGGTTTTTTAGAAGACATTAACCTTTCATTAAGCCCCAAAATACGCCTTATTTTGCAAGCCGTAGGGGTTGTTTGCATCATCTCATCAACGCCTTTAGTGGTGAGCGATTTTTCGCCCCTTTTTAGCTTGCCTTATTTTATCGCTTTTTTATTCGCAATTTTTATGCTAGTGGGCATCAGTAACGCTATTAATATTATTGATGGGTTTAACGGGCTGGCATCAGGGATTTGCGCGATTGCGCTTTTAGTCATTCATTATATAGAGCCTAGCAGTTTGGCGTGCCTATTAGCTTACATGGTGCTTGGGTTTATGGTGTTAAATTTCCCTTTAGGAAAGATTTTTTTAGGCGATGGAGGGGCGTATTTTTTGGGCTTGGTGTGTGGGATCTCCCTTTTACATTTGAGTTTAGAGCAAAAAATCAGCGTGTTTTTTGGGCTCAATTTAATGCTTTATCCGGTCATAGAAGTGCTTTTTAGTATCCTTAGACGCAAAATAAAACGCCAGAAAGCCACCATGCCGGATAATTTGCATTTGCACACCCTTTTATTCCAATTCTTGCAACAACGCTCTTTAAATTACCCCAACCCTTTGTGCGCGCTTATTCTTATTCTGTGCAACCTGCCTTTTATTTTAATAAGCGTCTTTTTCCGCTTGGACGCTCATGCGCTCATTGTCATTAGCCTGGTCTTTATCGCATGCTATTTAATAGGC
- the pdxJ gene encoding pyridoxine 5'-phosphate synthase, with protein MRFGLNIDHIVTLREIRKTYEPEILEALFIAKNTHKVDLITIHLREDKRHIQNEDVLRLLEISPLPINIECSINAEITDFLCSLKNKPSKVTIVPENRNEVTTEGGLDCSLKGLEEVIRAYHNKGIEVSLFIDPLKDALHFAREHQVKQVEFHTGVYANLHNALYSNANNQIHAISALKDKSPKELKEELHNAFLQLRRMSKEAFFMGITACAGHGLNYSNVKELLKIPSLRELNIGHSVVSKAVLVGLEKAILEMAQLIKR; from the coding sequence ATGCGTTTTGGATTGAATATTGATCACATTGTTACTTTAAGAGAGATAAGAAAAACTTATGAGCCTGAGATTTTAGAGGCTCTGTTTATCGCTAAAAACACCCATAAAGTGGATTTAATCACCATCCATTTGAGGGAAGACAAACGGCACATTCAAAATGAAGACGTTTTGAGACTGCTTGAAATAAGCCCTTTGCCTATCAACATTGAATGCTCTATTAATGCTGAAATCACTGATTTTTTATGCTCTTTAAAAAATAAGCCGAGTAAGGTTACAATCGTGCCTGAAAACAGAAATGAGGTTACGACAGAGGGGGGGTTGGATTGCTCATTAAAGGGTTTAGAAGAGGTGATTAGAGCGTATCACAATAAGGGCATTGAAGTGTCTTTGTTTATTGATCCTTTAAAAGACGCCTTGCATTTTGCAAGGGAGCATCAAGTCAAGCAAGTGGAGTTCCACACTGGGGTGTATGCGAATTTGCACAACGCTCTGTATTCTAACGCTAACAATCAAATCCATGCCATTAGCGCGCTCAAAGACAAAAGTCCTAAAGAACTGAAAGAAGAATTGCACAACGCCTTTTTGCAATTAAGAAGAATGAGTAAAGAAGCGTTTTTTATGGGTATCACGGCGTGCGCGGGGCATGGGTTGAATTATTCTAACGTGAAAGAATTGTTAAAAATTCCCTCTTTAAGAGAGCTTAATATCGGTCATAGCGTGGTTTCAAAAGCGGTTTTAGTGGGCTTAGAAAAAGCGATTTTAGAAATGGCGCAACTCATTAAGCGATAA
- the pdxA gene encoding 4-hydroxythreonine-4-phosphate dehydrogenase produces the protein MAKKKIAISCGDIQGVGLELILKSHKEVSAFCEPLYLVHSELLERANQLLHNAYETKTLNTLAIHSPLPLLNSSTIGKVSAQSGAYSFESFKKACELADDKEVDGVCTLPINKLAWQQAQIPFVGHTDFLKQRYKDHQIIMMLGCSKLFVGLFSDHVPLGAVSQLIQVESLVRFLLAFQKSTQAKIVQVCGFNPHAGEESLFGEEDEKILKAIQKSNQTLGFECFLGPLPADSAFAPNKRKITPFYVSMSHDVGLAPLKALYFDESINVSLNAPILRTSTDHGTAFDIAYQNKANNKSYLNAIKYLA, from the coding sequence ATGGCTAAAAAGAAAATTGCGATCAGTTGCGGGGATATTCAAGGCGTAGGCTTAGAATTGATTTTAAAAAGCCATAAGGAAGTGAGCGCGTTTTGTGAGCCGTTGTATCTCGTTCATAGCGAACTTTTAGAGCGGGCCAATCAATTGCTTCATAACGCTTATGAAACCAAAACGCTTAACACACTCGCTATCCATTCCCCCTTACCCTTATTGAACTCTAGCACGATAGGCAAAGTCAGTGCTCAAAGCGGGGCATATAGTTTTGAGAGTTTTAAAAAGGCTTGCGAGTTAGCGGATGATAAAGAAGTGGATGGCGTTTGCACTTTGCCTATCAACAAACTCGCATGGCAACAAGCCCAAATCCCTTTTGTGGGGCATACCGATTTTTTAAAACAACGCTACAAAGATCATCAAATTATTATGATGCTTGGGTGTTCAAAACTCTTTGTGGGGCTATTTAGCGACCATGTGCCTTTAGGGGCGGTTTCTCAACTCATCCAAGTGGAATCGTTAGTCCGGTTTTTGTTAGCGTTTCAAAAAAGCACTCAAGCTAAAATCGTTCAAGTGTGTGGCTTTAACCCCCATGCGGGCGAAGAGAGCTTGTTTGGGGAAGAAGATGAAAAGATTTTAAAAGCCATTCAAAAGAGCAACCAAACGCTAGGCTTTGAATGCTTTTTAGGGCCACTGCCTGCTGATAGCGCTTTTGCCCCAAATAAGCGCAAAATAACCCCCTTTTATGTGAGCATGAGCCATGATGTGGGGCTAGCCCCTTTAAAAGCGCTCTATTTTGATGAAAGCATCAATGTGAGTTTGAACGCCCCCATTTTACGCACCTCCACCGACCACGGCACAGCGTTTGACATTGCTTATCAAAACAAAGCGAACAACAAAAGCTATTTGAACGCGATCAAATATTTAGCTTAA
- the tsaD gene encoding tRNA (adenosine(37)-N6)-threonylcarbamoyltransferase complex transferase subunit TsaD, whose protein sequence is MILSIESSCDDSSLALTRIKDAKLIAHFKISQEKHHSSYGGVVPELASRLHAENLPLLLERIKISLNKDFSKLKAIAITNQPGLSVTLIEGLMMAKALSLSLNLPLILEDHLRGHVYSLFINEKQTCMPLSALLVSGGHSLILEARDYEDIKIVATSLDDSFGESFDKVSKMLDLGYPGGPIVEKLALDYAHQNEPLMFPIPLKNSPNLAFSFSGLKNAVRLEVEKNAPNLNEAIKQKIAYHFQSAAIEHLIQQTKRYFKIKRPKIFGIVGGASQNLALRKAFESLCDEFDCKLVLAPLEFCSDNAAMIGRSSLEAYQKKRFVPLEKANISPRTLLKSFE, encoded by the coding sequence ATGATTTTAAGCATTGAAAGTTCTTGCGATGACAGCTCTTTAGCCCTTACAAGAATAAAGGACGCCAAGCTCATCGCTCATTTTAAAATCTCTCAAGAAAAGCACCACAGCTCTTATGGGGGCGTTGTGCCTGAGCTTGCATCGCGCTTGCATGCTGAGAATTTGCCGCTCTTATTAGAACGCATTAAAATCAGCTTGAATAAGGATTTTTCCAAGCTCAAAGCCATCGCTATCACCAATCAGCCAGGTTTGAGCGTTACTTTAATAGAAGGTTTGATGATGGCGAAAGCCTTGAGTTTGTCTTTGAATTTACCCTTGATTTTAGAAGATCATTTGAGAGGGCATGTGTATTCGCTCTTTATCAATGAAAAACAAACCTGCATGCCTTTAAGCGCGCTCTTAGTCTCTGGGGGGCATTCTTTGATTTTAGAGGCTAGAGATTATGAAGACATTAAAATCGTTGCCACGAGTTTAGACGATAGCTTTGGGGAGAGTTTTGATAAGGTTTCCAAAATGCTTGATTTAGGCTATCCAGGAGGCCCCATAGTGGAAAAATTAGCCCTTGATTACGCGCACCAAAACGAGCCTTTAATGTTCCCTATCCCTTTAAAAAACAGCCCGAATCTGGCTTTTAGTTTTTCAGGTTTAAAAAATGCGGTGCGTTTGGAGGTTGAAAAAAACGCCCCCAATTTGAATGAAGCGATCAAACAAAAGATTGCCTATCATTTTCAAAGCGCGGCGATTGAGCATTTGATCCAACAGACCAAACGCTATTTTAAAATCAAACGCCCTAAAATTTTTGGCATTGTGGGAGGAGCGAGCCAAAATCTTGCTTTAAGAAAAGCGTTTGAAAGCCTATGCGATGAGTTTGATTGCAAGCTTGTTTTAGCCCCTTTAGAATTTTGCAGCGACAATGCCGCCATGATAGGGCGATCCAGTCTAGAAGCTTATCAAAAAAAGCGCTTTGTCCCTTTAGAAAAGGCCAACATTTCGCCAAGAACGCTGTTAAAAAGTTTTGAGTGA
- the flgG gene encoding flagellar basal-body rod protein FlgG, which produces MLRSLYSATSGMLAQQTHIDTTSNNIANVNTTGFKKSRADFNDLFYQAMQYAGTNTSNTTLSPDGMEVGLGVRPSAITKMFSQGSPKETENNLDVAITGKGFFQVQLPDGTTAYTRSGNFKLDEQGNLVTSEGYLLIPQITLPEDTTQVNIGVDGTVSVTQGLQTTSNVIGQITLANFVNPAGLHSMGDNLFSITNASGDAIVGNPDSQGLGKLRQGFLELSNVRLVEEMTDLITAQRAYEANSKSIQTADAMLQTVNSLKR; this is translated from the coding sequence ATGCTTCGCTCTCTCTATAGCGCCACTTCAGGGATGCTCGCCCAACAAACGCATATTGACACCACTTCAAACAATATCGCCAATGTCAATACCACCGGGTTTAAAAAATCTCGTGCGGATTTTAACGACTTGTTTTACCAAGCGATGCAATACGCTGGCACCAACACAAGCAACACGACTTTATCGCCAGATGGCATGGAGGTGGGCTTAGGCGTGCGCCCTAGCGCGATCACTAAAATGTTTTCGCAAGGTAGCCCTAAAGAAACGGAAAATAATTTAGATGTCGCCATCACGGGTAAAGGCTTTTTTCAAGTCCAGTTGCCTGATGGCACCACCGCTTATACAAGAAGCGGGAATTTTAAGCTAGACGAACAGGGCAATCTTGTAACGAGCGAGGGCTATCTTCTCATCCCTCAAATCACTTTACCTGAAGACACCACGCAAGTAAACATCGGTGTGGATGGCACGGTGAGCGTGACTCAAGGCTTGCAAACAACTTCTAATGTGATCGGGCAAATCACACTAGCTAATTTTGTCAATCCAGCGGGGCTTCATTCTATGGGGGATAATTTGTTTTCCATCACCAACGCTAGCGGCGATGCGATTGTGGGCAACCCGGATTCTCAAGGATTGGGCAAGTTAAGGCAAGGCTTTTTGGAATTGAGCAATGTGAGATTGGTAGAAGAAATGACGGATTTAATCACCGCTCAAAGGGCTTATGAAGCCAATTCTAAAAGCATTCAAACCGCCGATGCCATGCTCCAGACGGTCAATTCTCTCAAACGCTAA